A window from Prochlorococcus marinus CUG1435 encodes these proteins:
- the atpA gene encoding F0F1 ATP synthase subunit alpha, whose protein sequence is MVSIRPDEISSILKQQITDYDQSVSVSNVGTVLQIGDGIARIYGLDQVMAGELLEFEDGTEGIALNLEDDNVGAVLMGEALGVQEGSNVKSTGKIASVPVGEAMQGRVVNPLGQPIDGKGEIPTSDTRLIEEMAPGIIKRRSVHEPMQTGITSIDAMIPVGRGQRELIIGDRQTGKSAIAIDTIINQKGQDVVCVYVAIGQKSASVANIVEVLRERGALDYTVVVSAGASEPAALQYLAPYTGAAIAEHFMYQGKATLVIYDDLTKQAQAYRQMSLLLKRPPGREAYPGDVFYLHSRLLERAAKLSDAMGGGSMTALPIIETQAGDVSAYIPTNVISITDGQIFLSADLFNSGLRPAINVGISVSRVGGAAQTKAIKKIAGTLKLELAQFDELAAFSQFASDLDEATQQQLERGKRLRELLKQPQFSPLNLAEQVAVVYAGVKGLIDEVPVEDVTKFAIELREYLKLNKAEFIEEILKEKKLNDGLEATLKEVINEVKSSMLATV, encoded by the coding sequence ATGGTATCTATACGCCCTGATGAAATCAGTTCAATCTTAAAACAACAAATAACTGATTACGACCAATCTGTAAGTGTTAGCAATGTAGGAACTGTTCTGCAAATCGGTGATGGCATTGCGAGAATATATGGCTTAGATCAGGTCATGGCAGGTGAGTTATTAGAATTTGAGGATGGTACCGAAGGTATAGCTTTAAATCTTGAAGATGATAATGTTGGAGCTGTTTTAATGGGTGAGGCACTTGGTGTCCAAGAAGGAAGTAACGTTAAGTCCACAGGAAAAATAGCATCTGTTCCGGTTGGTGAAGCAATGCAGGGGAGAGTTGTTAATCCTCTCGGACAACCAATAGATGGGAAAGGAGAAATTCCAACAAGTGATACTAGATTGATTGAAGAAATGGCTCCTGGAATAATCAAGAGAAGATCAGTGCATGAACCAATGCAAACAGGTATCACATCTATTGATGCAATGATTCCTGTTGGAAGAGGTCAAAGAGAATTAATTATTGGTGATAGACAAACTGGAAAATCTGCGATTGCTATTGACACAATAATCAACCAAAAAGGTCAAGACGTAGTTTGTGTTTACGTAGCTATTGGTCAGAAGTCAGCATCAGTAGCAAACATCGTAGAGGTTTTAAGAGAGAGAGGAGCCCTTGACTATACAGTCGTAGTAAGTGCAGGAGCCTCAGAACCAGCTGCTTTACAGTACTTAGCACCTTATACCGGTGCAGCAATTGCTGAACATTTTATGTATCAGGGTAAAGCAACACTTGTTATTTATGATGATCTAACGAAACAAGCTCAGGCTTATAGACAAATGTCTCTTCTTTTAAAAAGACCACCAGGAAGAGAGGCTTATCCAGGAGATGTTTTCTACCTACACAGTAGATTGTTAGAAAGAGCAGCAAAACTTTCTGATGCTATGGGAGGGGGATCTATGACAGCTCTTCCAATTATTGAAACTCAGGCAGGGGACGTTTCTGCTTACATTCCAACTAATGTTATTTCAATTACAGATGGACAAATATTCTTGAGTGCAGATTTATTTAACTCAGGATTAAGACCAGCTATTAATGTTGGTATTTCTGTTAGCCGAGTTGGAGGAGCCGCTCAGACAAAAGCAATTAAAAAAATTGCAGGAACTTTAAAATTAGAACTCGCACAGTTTGATGAACTAGCTGCTTTTTCTCAATTTGCATCTGATCTTGATGAAGCAACACAGCAACAACTTGAACGAGGCAAAAGACTAAGAGAGTTATTAAAGCAACCTCAATTCTCTCCACTGAACCTTGCAGAACAAGTTGCAGTTGTTTATGCAGGAGTTAAAGGTCTTATAGATGAAGTTCCTGTTGAAGACGTTACTAAATTTGCAATTGAACTTAGGGAATACCTGAAGTTAAATAAAGCGGAATTTATAGAAGAAATTCTTAAAGAAAAGAAATTAAATGATGGATTAGAAGCGACACTAAAAGAGGTGATAAATGAAGTTAAATCATCAATGCTTGCCACAGTTTAA
- a CDS encoding F0F1 ATP synthase subunit delta, with amino-acid sequence MPLLNSVTTPYAEALLQVVNENSQTEEMVSEVKQLLELINDSPELEKALSSPILETDAKKKIIIEIFSNKINSSLLNFLKLLADRQRIGILTSILDRFLEIYRENSNIALATVTSAVELTDEQKGLITKKIINIAGTEKLELVTKIDPSLIGGFVASVGSKVIDASLASQIRKLGLSLSK; translated from the coding sequence ATGCCACTTTTAAATTCAGTTACTACACCATACGCAGAGGCATTACTTCAAGTTGTGAATGAAAATTCGCAAACTGAAGAGATGGTTTCTGAGGTCAAACAACTCTTGGAATTAATAAATGATTCCCCTGAATTGGAGAAGGCACTATCCTCCCCCATTTTAGAGACAGATGCTAAGAAGAAAATCATTATTGAAATTTTTTCAAATAAAATTAATTCTTCTTTACTGAATTTCTTAAAATTATTGGCCGATAGGCAAAGAATTGGAATCCTTACTTCAATTCTTGATAGGTTTTTAGAGATTTACCGAGAAAATAGTAATATTGCTTTGGCAACTGTTACTTCTGCAGTCGAGCTTACTGATGAACAGAAAGGTTTAATTACCAAAAAGATCATCAATATTGCTGGTACAGAAAAATTAGAACTTGTAACTAAAATCGACCCATCACTTATTGGTGGTTTCGTCGCCAGTGTAGGATCAAAAGTAATTGATGCTTCTCTTGCTTCACAAATTAGAAAACTTGGCTTATCTCTTTCCAAGTAA
- a CDS encoding F0F1 ATP synthase subunit B gives MNLTLLATEGFGLNFNLFETNILNWAVVVFGLYKFLPGFLGKMLQKRREGILLELKDAEERLLNATQALEKAKKDLSSAEEKASQIKADSLKRSESIRMESEKKAIEEMARIKQSAISDESSEASRAISQLRKEAVELAIKKALDSLPNRLDKTTQENLVTQSINNIEVN, from the coding sequence ATGAATTTAACTCTTTTAGCTACAGAAGGTTTTGGATTGAACTTCAATTTATTCGAAACTAATATCCTTAATTGGGCTGTAGTAGTTTTCGGCCTTTATAAATTTTTGCCTGGTTTCCTAGGTAAAATGCTTCAAAAAAGGAGAGAAGGAATCCTTCTTGAATTAAAAGATGCTGAAGAGCGACTACTAAATGCAACTCAAGCTTTAGAAAAAGCGAAGAAAGATTTATCTTCAGCAGAAGAAAAAGCTTCTCAAATAAAAGCAGATTCCCTTAAAAGATCTGAATCAATCAGAATGGAAAGTGAGAAAAAAGCTATAGAGGAGATGGCACGAATTAAACAAAGTGCAATTTCTGATGAGAGCTCTGAAGCATCCAGAGCAATTTCTCAACTTCGAAAAGAAGCTGTTGAACTGGCAATTAAGAAAGCCTTAGATTCTCTCCCAAATCGACTTGATAAAACAACACAAGAAAATTTGGTAACTCAATCAATTAATAATATTGAGGTGAACTAA
- a CDS encoding F0F1 ATP synthase subunit B', which yields MLAFNFFGATEGGLFDINATLPLMAIQVVALTYILNSLFFKPVGNVVEKREKFVSNNIIEAKNKLSEVEKLEADLLAQLQSARTEAQRIVSEAENESDKLYKEALELANNEANASKEKARLEIESQTSAARDQLSKQADDLSELIVNRLILEK from the coding sequence ATGTTGGCCTTTAATTTTTTTGGTGCTACAGAAGGTGGATTATTTGATATAAATGCCACTTTGCCACTAATGGCGATACAAGTAGTTGCACTTACTTACATATTAAATTCTCTCTTTTTTAAGCCTGTTGGCAATGTTGTAGAAAAAAGAGAAAAGTTTGTAAGTAATAATATTATTGAGGCCAAAAATAAACTTTCTGAGGTTGAAAAATTAGAAGCTGATTTATTAGCTCAGCTTCAAAGTGCTCGTACAGAAGCCCAAAGAATTGTGAGCGAAGCTGAAAATGAGTCTGACAAGCTTTATAAAGAAGCACTAGAACTTGCTAACAATGAAGCAAATGCTTCAAAAGAAAAAGCAAGACTAGAAATTGAAAGTCAGACGTCTGCTGCTCGTGATCAACTTTCTAAACAGGCTGATGATCTAAGCGAACTTATTGTTAATAGATTGATTCTAGAAAAATGA
- the atpE gene encoding ATP synthase F0 subunit C gives MDSITSAASVVAAGLAVGLGAIGPGLGQGNAAQGAVEGIARQPEAEGKIRGTLLLSFAFMESLTIYGLVVALVLLFANPFS, from the coding sequence ATGGATTCGATTACTTCCGCTGCATCAGTTGTAGCTGCTGGTTTAGCAGTTGGTCTAGGTGCTATTGGCCCAGGTCTTGGACAAGGTAACGCAGCTCAAGGTGCTGTTGAGGGTATTGCCCGTCAGCCAGAAGCTGAAGGTAAAATCAGAGGAACTCTTCTTTTATCTTTCGCTTTCATGGAGTCATTAACAATTTACGGATTAGTTGTGGCTTTGGTACTACTTTTTGCGAATCCTTTTTCCTAA
- a CDS encoding F0F1 ATP synthase subunit A, producing MFFNSLLTNFAALEVGQHLYWQIGNIRLHGQVFLTSWILLGALLVFISLGTKKMENDPKGLQNLLEFLWDYIRDLARTQIGEKVYRDWMPFIGTLFLFVFVSNWGGALIPWRLIKLPSGELGAPTADINTTIALALLVSLSYFYAGLSNKGWRYFEYYVHPTPIMLPFKILEDFTKPLSLSFRLFGNILADELVVGVLVFLVPLILPIPVMFLGLFTSAIQALIFATLAAYYIGEAVEEHH from the coding sequence ATGTTTTTTAATTCCTTGCTAACAAATTTTGCAGCATTAGAAGTTGGTCAACATCTTTATTGGCAAATTGGAAATATCAGACTTCATGGGCAGGTATTTTTAACATCTTGGATTTTATTAGGAGCGTTATTAGTTTTTATTTCTTTAGGAACTAAAAAAATGGAAAATGATCCTAAAGGCCTTCAAAACCTGCTTGAGTTTCTCTGGGATTACATAAGAGATCTTGCTAGGACGCAAATAGGTGAAAAAGTATATAGAGATTGGATGCCATTTATAGGTACTTTATTTTTATTCGTCTTTGTTAGTAATTGGGGAGGAGCTTTAATTCCTTGGAGATTGATTAAGTTACCAAGTGGAGAATTAGGAGCACCTACTGCAGATATTAATACAACTATAGCCTTGGCTTTATTGGTTTCACTTTCTTATTTCTATGCAGGTTTAAGCAATAAGGGTTGGAGATACTTCGAATATTATGTTCACCCAACTCCGATTATGCTTCCTTTCAAAATTCTAGAGGACTTTACGAAACCTTTATCACTCTCTTTCAGGCTATTTGGAAATATTTTGGCTGATGAACTTGTTGTTGGTGTTCTAGTCTTTTTAGTTCCGCTAATTCTCCCAATACCTGTTATGTTCCTAGGATTATTTACTAGTGCAATTCAGGCATTGATTTTCGCAACTTTGGCGGCCTATTACATAGGAGAAGCTGTTGAAGAACATCATTAG
- a CDS encoding FtsW/RodA/SpoVE family cell cycle protein: MEISQEKIKYKRIAKRKKTFSSNDKKHFSNLTDYIFPLPWDIWPYEAKILIVIIGIWSILGICILGSSSWWVASREMGNWAYFLKKQIIWTIPGIGLFYFVLNTNIRNLLKFSRIIFYILIFLIFLTNLTGITVNGSSRWLVLGNLRLQPSELIKPFLILEASNLFAHWNLVKNDKKLISILTFGLLILLILKQPNLSTASLTGILLWVMGLCGGVKLSSLCSFASIGLITGCISILNNEYQKLRVTSFINPWKDQQENGFQLIQSLLAIGSGGLFGQGFGLSIQKLQYLPFMYTDFIFAIFAEEFGLLGCTLFLGFLAVFSYISLRISLKCRNNYTKLVAIGCGVLLTGQSIMHIAVATGSMPTTGLPLPFISYGGNSLIASFFITGMLVRCSLESTGFIGMISTRKTLN; the protein is encoded by the coding sequence TTGGAGATAAGTCAAGAAAAAATAAAATATAAAAGAATTGCTAAAAGAAAAAAAACCTTTAGTTCTAATGACAAAAAACATTTCAGCAATTTAACAGATTATATATTTCCATTACCTTGGGACATATGGCCTTATGAAGCAAAAATCCTCATTGTCATCATTGGAATTTGGTCAATATTAGGAATATGCATACTAGGATCATCAAGTTGGTGGGTAGCCAGTAGGGAAATGGGAAATTGGGCTTACTTCTTAAAAAAACAAATCATTTGGACAATTCCAGGAATTGGTTTATTTTATTTCGTACTAAATACAAACATTAGAAATCTTTTAAAGTTTTCAAGAATTATTTTTTATATTTTAATCTTTTTGATTTTCCTTACCAATCTTACTGGAATTACAGTTAATGGATCTTCAAGATGGCTAGTGCTTGGCAATTTACGTCTGCAGCCATCTGAATTAATTAAACCTTTTCTAATTCTTGAAGCTTCTAATCTTTTCGCACATTGGAATCTAGTAAAGAATGATAAAAAATTAATTTCAATTTTAACCTTTGGTTTATTAATTTTATTAATACTTAAACAGCCTAATTTAAGTACTGCATCATTAACTGGAATTCTTCTTTGGGTAATGGGTTTATGTGGAGGAGTAAAACTTAGCTCTCTTTGCTCATTTGCTTCAATAGGATTAATTACTGGATGCATCAGCATCCTTAATAACGAATATCAAAAACTGAGAGTTACTTCATTTATAAATCCTTGGAAAGATCAACAAGAAAATGGATTTCAATTGATTCAAAGTTTATTAGCTATAGGTTCAGGTGGTCTATTTGGCCAAGGTTTTGGACTGTCGATACAAAAATTACAGTATCTGCCGTTCATGTATACAGATTTTATTTTTGCCATTTTTGCGGAAGAATTTGGTTTGTTGGGGTGTACTTTATTCTTAGGATTTTTAGCAGTATTCTCTTATATAAGCCTAAGAATTAGTCTTAAGTGCAGGAACAACTATACAAAATTAGTTGCTATCGGATGTGGTGTGTTGTTGACAGGTCAATCAATAATGCATATTGCTGTAGCAACAGGTTCAATGCCTACTACAGGGTTACCACTACCTTTCATTAGTTATGGTGGCAATTCATTAATAGCGTCTTTTTTTATTACAGGGATGTTAGTTAGATGTTCATTAGAGTCAACAGGATTCATTGGTATGATTAGTACACGAAAGACTCTTAATTAG
- a CDS encoding sulfite exporter TauE/SafE family protein yields MQNGLNSPGPFTIFLVFSAGLLTSLGPCSLSLLPVTIAYIGGTEKNKFKLISFSGGVVFSLVALGAASGFLGKIYGQIPSYYTSFVALIAIIMGLNLLGILKFQFPNGPDIKIIEDKIPTFIAPFVIGTTFGLASSPCITPVLATLLAWVSQAKNPLISIIFLFFFGIGQVTPLIIAGATAENLKQFLALRKFSQIIPTLSGIFLVSLGLLNLFSNWL; encoded by the coding sequence ATGCAGAATGGTCTTAATAGTCCAGGTCCATTTACTATATTTTTGGTTTTCAGCGCGGGACTTTTAACAAGTCTTGGGCCATGTTCATTATCATTACTTCCAGTGACAATTGCTTATATAGGCGGAACAGAGAAAAATAAATTTAAACTTATTAGTTTTTCAGGAGGTGTAGTTTTTTCGCTCGTTGCACTGGGGGCTGCGAGTGGATTCTTAGGTAAAATATATGGGCAAATTCCATCTTATTACACTTCATTTGTTGCCCTAATAGCGATAATAATGGGTTTAAATTTATTAGGAATTCTCAAGTTTCAGTTTCCGAATGGACCTGATATAAAAATAATTGAAGATAAAATACCAACATTTATAGCGCCTTTTGTCATAGGAACTACATTTGGACTAGCTTCTTCACCTTGCATTACTCCAGTTTTAGCAACTCTTTTGGCTTGGGTATCGCAAGCTAAAAACCCGCTAATATCTATTATTTTTTTATTTTTCTTTGGGATAGGCCAAGTAACCCCATTAATCATTGCAGGAGCTACTGCAGAAAACTTAAAGCAATTTTTAGCTCTTAGAAAATTTAGTCAAATAATTCCGACTTTAAGTGGGATATTTTTAGTTTCCCTAGGGTTATTAAATTTATTTTCAAATTGGCTTTAA
- a CDS encoding cytochrome c biogenesis protein ResB — MIIFKNLILKISSLRFAISLIIFIAITSGIGTFIPQGSNNTFYIDNFDRAPIFGFLDGEKVLKLQLDHIYTSFWFLFTLILLCISLAACSFRRQIPSLKASLKWIEYKSEKKFSKLQLTTSHPINQDGEHITKVDLLLKKKGWKTYKFNSHISARKGLIGKIGPLVVHIGLIVLLIGSAYGSFTSQSKEQYLLPGETLDLVNESTNSKANVKLVDFSIERESDGIPKQFISKLNFSSEDLNLNEIKTTKVNHPIRFKGLTIYQADWAISNVVLEIDNLLYQLQLKEIPEIGNQVWGVLVELGSETKKNFLLTIDNENGPLKISNIENFSGNNLYINDYPLEVNSSKVSLKKIIPSSGLIIKNDPSIPFIYFSFILIIFGTIISLIPTNQLWILVNKESQKLSIGGLSNKNLVGFKKEFFKLSDEIKNF, encoded by the coding sequence ATGATTATTTTTAAGAATCTAATTTTAAAAATATCAAGTTTAAGATTCGCTATATCGCTGATAATCTTCATTGCTATTACAAGTGGAATAGGTACTTTTATACCTCAAGGTAGTAACAATACATTCTATATTGATAATTTCGATAGAGCTCCCATTTTTGGATTTTTAGATGGAGAAAAAGTCTTAAAACTTCAATTGGATCATATATATACAAGCTTTTGGTTTTTATTTACATTAATTCTTCTTTGCATTTCTCTGGCAGCTTGTAGTTTCAGGAGGCAAATTCCTTCATTAAAAGCTTCATTAAAATGGATTGAATATAAGAGCGAAAAAAAATTTAGCAAACTGCAACTAACGACAAGTCATCCAATCAATCAAGATGGAGAACATATAACAAAAGTAGATTTATTACTTAAAAAAAAAGGATGGAAAACATACAAATTTAATAGTCATATTTCTGCAAGAAAGGGGTTAATTGGAAAAATCGGTCCTTTAGTTGTACATATCGGATTAATAGTTTTACTTATAGGTTCAGCATATGGAAGTTTTACAAGTCAATCAAAAGAACAATATTTACTGCCGGGAGAAACTTTAGATCTTGTTAATGAGAGCACAAACTCAAAAGCCAATGTAAAATTAGTCGATTTTTCTATAGAACGTGAAAGTGATGGCATACCTAAACAGTTCATTTCAAAATTAAATTTTTCTTCTGAAGATTTAAATTTAAATGAAATAAAAACAACCAAAGTTAATCACCCAATCAGGTTTAAAGGATTAACGATTTATCAAGCAGATTGGGCAATATCAAATGTTGTTTTAGAAATAGATAATCTCCTTTATCAATTACAATTAAAGGAGATTCCAGAAATTGGTAATCAAGTTTGGGGAGTTTTAGTTGAATTAGGATCGGAGACTAAAAAAAATTTCCTATTAACAATAGATAATGAAAATGGTCCACTTAAAATTTCGAATATAGAAAATTTTTCCGGGAATAATCTCTATATCAATGACTATCCTTTAGAAGTTAACTCTTCAAAAGTATCTCTTAAAAAAATAATCCCCAGCAGTGGATTAATAATTAAAAATGATCCCTCTATACCATTTATTTACTTTTCTTTTATCTTAATAATTTTTGGAACAATAATAAGTCTTATACCAACAAACCAATTATGGATTCTGGTAAATAAAGAATCACAAAAGTTATCTATTGGAGGCCTTAGTAATAAAAATTTAGTTGGTTTTAAAAAAGAATTTTTTAAATTATCAGACGAAATAAAAAATTTTTAA
- the queF gene encoding NADPH-dependent 7-cyano-7-deazaguanine reductase QueF — translation MSTTKLDDSTQRPLYGERIIEESKIICFDNPNKKRIYEISIQLPEFTCKCPFSGYPDFAKLNIIYQPNLRVYELKSLKLYINNFRDIKISHEEVVNRIMDDLVNEGSPHWIHLNAAFNPRGNVSMQLDIFSGQKRN, via the coding sequence ATGAGTACAACCAAATTAGATGATTCGACGCAAAGACCACTTTATGGTGAAAGAATTATTGAAGAATCAAAAATAATTTGTTTCGATAATCCAAATAAGAAAAGAATTTATGAAATTTCTATCCAGTTACCTGAATTTACATGTAAGTGCCCCTTTTCTGGTTATCCAGATTTTGCAAAGTTAAATATTATTTATCAACCTAATTTAAGAGTCTATGAGTTGAAGTCTTTAAAGCTTTACATTAATAATTTTAGAGATATAAAGATATCCCATGAGGAAGTTGTTAATAGAATAATGGATGATTTAGTGAATGAAGGTTCACCTCACTGGATACATTTAAATGCTGCATTTAACCCCAGAGGGAATGTTTCTATGCAGTTAGATATTTTTAGTGGGCAGAAAAGAAATTAA
- a CDS encoding P-II family nitrogen regulator: MKKIEAIIRPFKLEDVKIALVNSGIVGMTVSEVRGFGRQKGQVERYRGSEFTVEFLQKLKVEVVVEDEKVNSVIDAIAEAAKTGEIGDGKIFITSIDSVVRIRTGDKDEEAL; the protein is encoded by the coding sequence ATGAAGAAAATTGAAGCAATCATACGTCCATTTAAGCTGGAGGATGTAAAAATTGCCTTAGTAAACTCTGGTATTGTTGGAATGACAGTTAGTGAAGTCAGAGGTTTTGGGAGGCAAAAAGGACAAGTTGAAAGATATAGAGGTTCCGAATTTACTGTTGAATTCCTCCAAAAACTCAAGGTAGAAGTTGTCGTAGAAGATGAAAAGGTTAATTCAGTCATAGATGCGATTGCTGAAGCAGCAAAAACTGGAGAGATCGGTGACGGAAAAATATTCATCACATCAATTGATTCTGTCGTGAGAATTAGAACTGGCGACAAAGATGAAGAAGCTCTTTAA
- a CDS encoding TlyA family RNA methyltransferase, producing MTKKSRLDLYLLNKGFCKTRQKAQGLILAGKVRDINGKVLDKPGQQVLIGSEFLIDSEPMFVSRGGEKLLEAFKRLDIKVKDKICIDAGISTGGFTDCLLQQGAKLVYGIDVGYGQTAWKIRNNPKVILFERTNIRNLKPNDLLTRSNELPNFVVADLSFISLKLVFKSIGNLLEGDFIEGIFLIKPQFEVGKDKVSKGGVVRNPKFHTEAIESVIHAAKNFQWNIKNLIASPLVGPAGNHEYLAWMTLGSQSNKRINSEYIQNLVKETL from the coding sequence ATGACTAAAAAAAGTAGATTAGATCTTTATCTTCTAAATAAAGGTTTTTGTAAAACTCGTCAAAAGGCCCAAGGTTTAATTCTTGCAGGCAAGGTTAGAGATATCAATGGAAAAGTATTGGATAAACCCGGACAGCAAGTATTAATTGGTTCTGAATTTCTTATTGATTCTGAACCTATGTTTGTTTCAAGGGGAGGCGAAAAATTATTGGAGGCATTTAAAAGACTTGATATTAAAGTAAAAGATAAAATATGTATTGATGCAGGAATCTCTACTGGGGGGTTTACTGATTGCTTATTGCAACAAGGAGCAAAACTAGTTTATGGGATAGATGTTGGTTATGGACAAACTGCATGGAAGATTAGAAATAATCCAAAAGTCATACTTTTTGAACGAACTAATATTCGAAATTTAAAACCTAATGATCTTTTAACTAGAAGTAATGAATTACCAAATTTTGTGGTTGCTGATTTGTCTTTTATTTCATTAAAGTTAGTTTTTAAATCAATTGGTAATTTATTAGAAGGTGATTTTATTGAGGGAATATTTTTAATTAAACCCCAATTTGAGGTGGGTAAAGATAAAGTTAGTAAAGGTGGTGTTGTTCGCAATCCTAAATTCCATACTGAGGCTATAGAGTCTGTTATTCATGCGGCTAAGAATTTTCAATGGAATATAAAGAATTTGATAGCTTCTCCGCTGGTAGGACCTGCTGGAAATCATGAATATCTAGCTTGGATGACCTTAGGAAGTCAATCTAATAAAAGGATTAACAGTGAATATATACAAAATTTAGTAAAAGAAACTCTTTGA
- a CDS encoding adenylosuccinate lyase: MIERYTLPEMGAIWTESAKFQSWLKVEIAACEANFSLGKIPENAMKEIRSNAKFDESRITEIEKEVKHDVIAFLTSVNEFVGDSGRYIHVGMTSSDVLDTGLSLQLQDSCKLLLEEIENLENEVRLLAGKHKNTLMIGRSHAIHGEPISFGFKLAGWLAEIIRHKKRLLTLKESVAVGQISGAMGTYANTNPKVEQITCDLLGLKPDTASTQVISRDRHAEYVQTIALVGASLDRFSTEIRNLQRTDVLEVEEGFTKGQKGSSAMPHKRNPIRSERVSGLARILRSYVLTALENVPLWHERDISHSSNERIMLPDVSICLHFMLREMKDIVSNLEVYPKNMLKNLNIYGGVIFSQRVLLLLVDKGLSREKAYSLVQKNAHQAWNTDNGNFKQNIERDNEIMDFIDQSDLEECFNPSIHLNNLSVIWEKLGI, translated from the coding sequence GTGATCGAGCGTTACACATTACCCGAAATGGGGGCAATCTGGACTGAAAGCGCAAAGTTCCAGAGTTGGCTTAAAGTTGAAATAGCTGCATGTGAAGCAAATTTTTCTCTCGGTAAAATTCCTGAGAATGCAATGAAAGAGATACGTTCAAATGCAAAGTTTGATGAATCTAGAATTACAGAAATTGAGAAAGAAGTTAAACATGATGTAATAGCATTTCTTACAAGCGTTAATGAATTTGTAGGAGATTCTGGAAGATACATTCATGTTGGTATGACAAGTAGTGATGTACTTGATACTGGCTTATCTCTTCAGTTACAAGATTCTTGCAAATTGTTATTAGAAGAAATTGAGAACCTAGAAAATGAAGTCAGATTATTAGCGGGGAAGCATAAAAATACATTAATGATTGGCAGATCTCATGCAATTCATGGGGAGCCAATTTCATTCGGTTTTAAACTTGCTGGATGGTTAGCAGAAATAATAAGGCACAAAAAAAGATTATTAACACTGAAAGAATCTGTAGCAGTTGGACAAATAAGTGGTGCAATGGGAACTTACGCCAATACGAATCCCAAAGTAGAACAAATAACTTGTGATTTACTCGGATTAAAACCAGATACAGCAAGTACGCAGGTTATATCGAGAGACAGACATGCAGAATATGTACAAACTATTGCACTGGTGGGCGCTTCTCTAGATAGATTCTCAACTGAAATAAGAAATTTACAAAGAACTGATGTTTTAGAAGTTGAGGAAGGCTTTACAAAAGGGCAAAAAGGAAGTTCTGCCATGCCTCATAAAAGAAATCCTATTAGAAGTGAAAGAGTAAGCGGTTTAGCAAGAATTTTAAGGAGTTACGTCTTAACAGCACTGGAAAATGTTCCACTTTGGCACGAAAGAGATATAAGCCATAGTTCAAATGAACGCATCATGTTACCTGATGTATCAATCTGTTTGCATTTTATGCTTAGGGAAATGAAAGATATAGTAAGTAATTTGGAAGTTTATCCAAAAAATATGCTCAAAAATTTAAATATATATGGTGGTGTAATCTTTAGTCAGAGAGTTTTACTTTTGCTTGTAGATAAGGGATTATCTAGAGAAAAAGCCTATAGCTTAGTACAAAAAAATGCGCATCAGGCTTGGAATACAGATAATGGGAATTTCAAACAAAATATAGAGAGAGATAATGAAATAATGGATTTTATTGATCAAAGTGACTTAGAAGAATGTTTTAATCCTTCAATTCATCTCAATAATTTAAGTGTAATATGGGAGAAGTTAGGTATCTAG